Proteins found in one Arachis stenosperma cultivar V10309 chromosome 8, arast.V10309.gnm1.PFL2, whole genome shotgun sequence genomic segment:
- the LOC130943432 gene encoding uncharacterized protein LOC130943432, translating to MKNLTRLSFFLFITILCVSVVTAEERAPHGLVYVKPEAFSPSAYNFFHPINNNARKKKPETKTQEPCSASSSKCSPMPLSVTAQSEEATQIHESKSSSSSTKEDNNVSKNIGAGGIAGILFGIVFVVLLACNQQRKMSHWMKFHTNLTPSNHH from the exons ATGAAGAATCTCACAAGGCtttccttcttcctcttcatcACTATCCTTTGTGTCTCAGTTGTCACAGCAGAAGAAAGAGCACCCCATGGTCTTGTTTATGTGAAACCTGAAGCTTTTTCACCATCAGCATACAACTTCTTTCACCCCATcaataacaatgcaaggaaaAAGAAGCCTGAGACCAAAACACAAGAACCTTGTAGTGCATCATCATCCAAATGTTCACCAATGCCATTATCAGTTACAGCACAATCTGAAGAAGCAACACAAATTCATGAAAGTAaatcctcatcatcatccacAAAGGAGGATAATAATGTTAGCAAAAATATTGGAGCTGGTGGGATAGCAGGCATTTTATTTGGTATAGTTTTTGTGGTGCTTTTAG catgtaaccagcagaggaagatgagccattggatgaaatttcacaccaatcttacaccatcaaatcatcattga